Proteins from a single region of Antechinus flavipes isolate AdamAnt ecotype Samford, QLD, Australia chromosome 2, AdamAnt_v2, whole genome shotgun sequence:
- the WFDC3 gene encoding WAP four-disulfide core domain protein 3 isoform X1, with product MKPTLLSPFLMFLTFSLLLPPLMGSFLFKDPTKTSHKSAPPSSLESSYSFTSTENTTQVPEHTGITLKDSASEKPGQCPKDFLPCKELCHGDDSCPHGQKCCSTGCGHTCQGNIERGRSGHCPFILQNLCITSCKIDENCPHREKCCKSGCGQFCVAPLLTENSTQIPEEEPSPQNFTEIPISEIPPVPETQVN from the exons ATGAAGCCCACCCTGCTCAGCCCCTTTCTGATGTTCCTAACCTTCTCTCTGCTGCTACCTCCACTGATGGGGAGCTTTCTTTTTAAAG ATCCTACAAAGACATCCCACAAAAGTGCTCCACCTTCTTCCTTGGAGTCTAGTTACTCTTTTACTAGTACTGAGAATACCACACAAGTCCCTGAACATACAGGGATCACTTTGAAGGATTCAGCTTCAG AGAAACCAGGCCAATGTCCTAAGGATTTCCTTCCATGCAAAGAGCTATGCCATGGAGATGACTCTTGCCCCCATGGACAGAAATGTTGCAGCACAGGCTGTGGGCACACGTGCCAGGGAAACATTGAAAGAG GACGGTCTGGCCATTGTCCGTTTATCCTCCAGAACCTTTGTATAACAAGCTGCAAAATTGATGAGAACTGTCCACATAGAGAGAAATGCTGCAAGTCGGGCTGTGGTCAGTTCTGTGTGGCCCCTCTCCTAACTGAAAACTCCACCCAAATTCCTGAGGAGGAGCCTTCCCCGCAAAACTTTACTGAGATTCCAATCTCTGAAATACCTCCAG TTCCAGAAACCCAGGTGAACTAG
- the WFDC3 gene encoding WAP four-disulfide core domain protein 3 isoform X2, producing MKPTLLSPFLMFLTFSLLLPPLMGSFLFKEKPGQCPKDFLPCKELCHGDDSCPHGQKCCSTGCGHTCQGNIERGRSGHCPFILQNLCITSCKIDENCPHREKCCKSGCGQFCVAPLLTENSTQIPEEEPSPQNFTEIPISEIPPVPETQVN from the exons ATGAAGCCCACCCTGCTCAGCCCCTTTCTGATGTTCCTAACCTTCTCTCTGCTGCTACCTCCACTGATGGGGAGCTTTCTTTTTAAAG AGAAACCAGGCCAATGTCCTAAGGATTTCCTTCCATGCAAAGAGCTATGCCATGGAGATGACTCTTGCCCCCATGGACAGAAATGTTGCAGCACAGGCTGTGGGCACACGTGCCAGGGAAACATTGAAAGAG GACGGTCTGGCCATTGTCCGTTTATCCTCCAGAACCTTTGTATAACAAGCTGCAAAATTGATGAGAACTGTCCACATAGAGAGAAATGCTGCAAGTCGGGCTGTGGTCAGTTCTGTGTGGCCCCTCTCCTAACTGAAAACTCCACCCAAATTCCTGAGGAGGAGCCTTCCCCGCAAAACTTTACTGAGATTCCAATCTCTGAAATACCTCCAG TTCCAGAAACCCAGGTGAACTAG